Proteins co-encoded in one Arachis stenosperma cultivar V10309 chromosome 7, arast.V10309.gnm1.PFL2, whole genome shotgun sequence genomic window:
- the LOC130941264 gene encoding kinesin-like protein KIN-14Q, translating into MENNQWRLYEDDPLLLTDVSFQQETETYSTHCSNYVDSHASLSSGFSAMAADPESCGGSPSYGFQGNSGRFERNSVEFDDPVVRTVLDGRSMLGYSLTSPDLVICAGSPEIARISYGDSPEVFCNKNCKNLESSMELSLENGINGSEVDNGHKTPTVKFSNFCQTFTHDDVIVSPDASFELLPPPLTADESPLNYPPRENEMLEDICVSQDAELESSEDTENIGVEEKYEKLKKVLAETRRELKMIRRENEQKSKECQEAWNSLKELQNELMRKSMHVGSLAFAIEGQVKEKSKWFSSLRDLMRKLKIMKMEHIKLLEEAEAYRKCQAEISEMGLMINGKLNEQQESHEDLKFKYIEGEKERKELYNKVLELRGNIRVFCRCRPLNAEELAAGATMAIDFESAKDGELTVMSNGAPRKTFKFDAVFGPQAEQADIFEDTAPFATSVLDGYNVCIFAYGQTGTGKTFTMEGTEEARGVNFRTLEKMFDIIRERQTHYSYDVSVSVLEVYNEQIRDLLFSGNQPGATARRLEIRQAGEGMHHVPGLVEAHVNNMSEVWEVLQTGSNARAVSSTNANEHSSRSHCIHCVMVKGENLLNGECTRSKLWLVDLAGSERVAKTDVQGDRLKEAQNINRSLSALGDVISALATKSPHIPFRNSKLTHLLQDSLGGDSKALMFVQISPNENDLGETVCSLNFASRVRGIELGPAKKQLDTVELLRHKQMAEKTKQEAKLKEFQLKKMEETIHVLESKMKERDNKNKSLQDKVKELEAQLLIERKLARQHVDSKIAEQHQMKQQEEPNSALPRPSLVNRPLSINKNFNDPVSGGWCKDQVNSAKPLTENNFLKPLIPFSTIENSIKCIDHAEKENNPEMAEKLLLPKRSGRASICTMTPRVPSAIAARRNSLIPLPSIPSLTQFQSPLLPITANQATDHKDVNRELDTKFVLAEQTQCESPKEVRSGVKKIGSILRRSLHKKIQVKSPQMRRVGVNVGMEKVRVSIGTRGRLGQRVQVGSARRGKEIQQKNSQKEKERGWI; encoded by the exons ATGGAGAATAATCAATGGCGTCTCTATGAAGatgacccacttcttctcaCCGACGTTTCCTTCCAACAAGAAACTGAAACCTATTCCACTCACTGCTCCAACT ACGTTGATTCACACGCATCGCTGAGCTCTGGTTTTTCAGCTATGGCTGCAGATCCCGAATCTTGTGGTGGAAGCCCAAGCTATG GATTCCAAGGGAACAGTGGACGCTTTGAAAGGAATAGTGTAGAATTTGATGATCCAGTTGTGAGAACTGTTCTTGATG gTAGATCAATGTTGGGGTATTCTCTGACTTCACCAGATTTGGTGATATGTGCTGGATCACCAGAAATTGCTCGAATCAGCTATGGTGATTCCCCAGAGGTATTTTGTAACAAGAACTGCAAGAATTTGGAGTCATCCATGGAGCTTTCCCTAGAGAACGGAATCAATGGCTCTGAAGTTGACAATGGCCACAAGACCCCTACTGTTAAATTCTCTAACTTTTGTCAAACTTTTACACATGATGATGTGATTGTGTCCCCTGATGCTTCCTTTGAGCTTCTTCCACCGCCTTTGACAGCAGACGAGTCACCCCTAAACTACCCTCCAA gAGAAAATGAAATGCTAGAAGATATTTGTGTGTCTCAGGATGCTGAGTTGGAATCCTCAGAA GATACCGAAAATATTGGGGTGGAAGAGAAGTATGAGAAGCTGAAAAAAGTGCTGGCGGAAACAAGGAGGGAGTTGAAAATGATTAGAAGGGAGAATGAGCAGAAGAGCAAGGAATGCCAAGAAGCTTGGAACTCCCTGAAAGAGCTACAGAATGAGCTCATGCGCAAGTCGATGCACGTAGGATCATTGG CATTTGCCATAGAGGGGCAAGTGAAAGAGAAAAGCAAGTGGTTTTCATCATTAAGAGACTTGATGAGGAAATTAAAG ATCATGAAAATGGAGCACATCAAGCTCTTAGAGGAAGCAGAGGCATACAGGAAATGTCAAGCAGAAATCAGCGAAATGGGGTTAATGATAAATGGCAAAC TCAATGAACAACAAGAATCTCATGAAGATCTCAAGTTCAAATATATCGAGGGGGAAAAGGAACGAAAAGAACTTTACAACAAGGTTTTGGAATTGAGAG GAAACATACGAGTCTTTTGCAGGTGTAGGCCCCTTAACGCTGAAGAGTTAGCAGCAGGAGCCACAATGGCCATAGATTTTGAATCTGCGAAAGATGGTGAGCTAACTGTAATGTCAAATGGTGCTCCTAGAAAGACTTTTAAGTTTGATGCTGTCTTTGGCCCGCAAGCTGAACAAG CTGATATCTTCGAAGACACGGCACCATTTGCAACCTCAGTTCTAGATGGATACAATGTTTGCATTTTTGCATATGGGCAGACTGGAACCGGAAAGACTTTCACAATGGAGGGCACTGAGGAGGCTCGTGGAGTTAATTTCAGGACTCTTGAGAAAATGTTTGACATAATCAGGGAGAGACAGACACACTACAGTTACGATGTATCAGTAAGTGTTTTAGAAGTGTACAATGAACAAATCAGAGATTTGCTGTTTTCAGGAAATCAGCCAGGAGCAACTGCTAGAAG ATTGGAAATAAGGCAAGCCGGTGAAGGAATGCATCATGTTCCTGGGTTAGTTGAGGCTCATGTGAACAATATGAGTGAAGTCTGGGAAGTCCTGCAAACTGGTAGCAATGCAAGGGCTGTAAGCTCAACCAATGCGAATGAACACAGCAGTAGATCCCACTG CATTCATTGTGTTATGGTTAAAGGGGagaacttgttgaatggggaaTGCACAAGAAGCAAGTTATGGCTGGTGGACTTAGCAGGAAGCGAGCGAGTGGCCAAGACAGATGTCCAAGGCGATCGACTGAAGGAGGCACAAAACATTAATAGGTCTTTGTCAGCACTTGGAGATGTCATATCTGCCCTTGCAACAAAAAGTCCGCATATCCCTTTCAG GAACTCGAAACTTACGCATTTGCTTCAAGACTCATTAG GAGGGGATTCAAAGGCACTCATGTTCGTGCAAATTAGTCCTAATGAAAATGATTTGGGTGAGACAGTTTGCTCTCTGAACTTTGCTAGTCGAGTAAGGGGAATAGAACTCGGCCCTGCCAAAAAGCAGTTGGACACTGTTGAACTTCTTAGACACAAGCAGATG GCTGAGAAAACCAAACAAGAGGCAAAGCTGAAGGAGTTCCAACTCAAGAAGATGGAGGAAACAATCCATGTATTAGAGTCCAAGATGAAAGAAAGAGATAATAAAAACAAGAGCCTCCAAGACAAA GTCAAGGAACTGGAAGCACAACTTCTTATCGAAAGAAAACTGGCGCGACAGCATGTGGATTCGAAAATAGCTGAGCAGCACCAAATGAAGCAACAAGAAGAACCAAACAGTGCACTTCCGAGGCCATCGCTTGTGAATCGACCACTAAGTATCAACAAGAATTTCAATGATCCGGTGAGTGGTGGATGGTGCAAGGACCAAGTAAATTCTGCTAAACCACTCACGGAAAACAACTTCTTAAAGCCTCTAATACCCTTTTCCACAATAGAGAACTCCATCAAGTGTATTGATCATGCCGAAAAGGAAAACAACCCTGAGATGGCCGAGAAACTCCTACTGCCAAAACGGTCTGGAAGAGCTTCTATCTGCACAATGACACCACGTGTCCCTTCCGCCATTGCTGCAAGGCGTAACTCTCTCATTCCACTCCCAAGCATACCAAGCTTAACTCAGTTCCAATCGCCACTGCTACCTATCACCGCGAACCAAGCCACAGATCATAAAGATGTAAATAGAGAATTAGACACAAAGTTTGTGCTGGCAGAACAGACACAATGTGAGAGTCCTAAGGAAGTAAGAAGTGGAGTTAAGAAGATAGGTAGCATACTAAGAAGAAGCCTTCATAAGAAGATACAAGTGAAGTCTCCACAAATGAGAAGGGTTGGTGTAAATGTAGGGATGGAGAAGGTTAGAGTTTCCATTGGAACTAGAGGGAGATTGGGACAAAGGGTGCAAGTTGGAAGTGCTAGAAGAGGTAAGGAGATCCAACAAAAGAATAGccaaaaggaaaaggaaagagGTTGGATATGA
- the LOC130941265 gene encoding protein translation factor SUI1 homolog 2-like: protein MIGLEIEIPTHFDPFTEAKELGGVGAKEYIHIRIQQRNGKKKLTTVQGLKEFGLEKILKDLKKELCCNGNVVQDKEHGKIIQLQGDHRKSVSQLLVQAGLVMKDQIKIHGF from the coding sequence ATGATCGGTTTGGAAATCGAGATCCCAACCCACTTCGATCCATTCACTGAGGCCAAAGAATTGGGTGGCGTAGGGGCAAAGGAATATATCCATATCCGCATCCAGCAGAGGAATGGGAAGAAGAAACTGACCACAGTGCAAGGCTTGAAAGAATTTGGCTTAGAGAAGATACTCAAAGATCTCAAGAAAGAGTTATGTTGCAATGGCAATGTGGTTCAAGACAAGGAGCATGGCAAGATAATCCAGCTTCAAGGTGACCATCGCAAGAGCGTTTCCCAATTGTTGGTTCAGGCTGGTCTTGTTATGAAGGATCAGATCAAGATTCATGGCTTTTGA
- the LOC130940465 gene encoding protein translation factor SUI1 homolog encodes MIGSEIEIATHFDPFTEAKELGGVGAKEYIHIRIQQRNGKKKLTTVQGLKELGLEKILKDLKKELCCNGNVVQDKEHGKIIQLQGDHRKNVSQLLVQAGLVMKDQIKIHGF; translated from the coding sequence ATGATCGGTTCGGAAATCGAGATCGCAACCCATTTCGATCCATTCACTGAGGCCAAAGAATTGGGTGGCGTAGGGGCAAAGGAATATATCCATATCCGCATCCAGCAGAGGAATGGGAAGAAGAAACTGACCACAGTGCAAGGCTTGAAAGAATTGGGCTTAGAGAAGATACTCAAAGATCTCAAGAAAGAGTTATGTTGCAATGGCAACGTGGTTCAAGACAAGGAGCATGGCAAGATAATCCAGCTTCAAGGTGACCATCGCAAGAACGTTTCCCAATTGCTGGTTCAGGCTGGTCTTGTTATGAAGGATCAGATCAAGATTCATGGCTTTTGA